One genomic window of Salvia miltiorrhiza cultivar Shanhuang (shh) chromosome 4, IMPLAD_Smil_shh, whole genome shotgun sequence includes the following:
- the LOC131020999 gene encoding LOW QUALITY PROTEIN: probable acyl-CoA dehydrogenase IBR3 (The sequence of the model RefSeq protein was modified relative to this genomic sequence to represent the inferred CDS: deleted 2 bases in 2 codons), with protein sequence MATRTSELVGRVDPAQSFDVDALLRYAIANVDGFPQRHSQFTVSQFGHGQSNPTFLLEVHSGDLKKRYVLRKKPPGKLLESAHAVEREFQVLHALGTHSLVPVPKVYCLCTDPSVIGTTFYIMEYLEGRIFIEPMLPVVEPRQRRAIYHATAKALASLHSTDVDAIGLRSYGKPNNYCKRQVERWARQYLVSTGEGKSNRNPRMLELADWLRQHIPPEDSSGEAAGLVHGDFRIDNLVFHPTEDRVIGILDWELSTLGNQMCDVAYSCLHYVVDISLDKVEKNDGLEFTGIPEGIPTLAEYLAEYCAVTGKAWPAASQWKFYIAFSLFRGASIYAGVHSRWIMGNASGGERARHAGQKADAMIEIAWAFTQRESVLPMHPPRDLIPREHAKPLGRESRDSLYLSGGKFVPNQKVQDLRNRLIKFMEDRIYPMEDEFYKLAQSSMRWSVHPEEERLKELAKKEGLWNLWVPLDSAARVKEVISGQGKDGAIDNTFDKILGAGLSNLEYGYLCEIMGRSVWAPQVFNCGAPDTGNMEVLMRYGDAEQMRQWLVPLLEGNIRSGFAMTEPQVASSDATNIECSITRQGDSYIINGRKWWTSGAMDPRCKVLIVMGKTDFAAPKHKQQSMILVDIDTPGVNIKRPLTVFGFDDAPHGHAEISFENVRVPAKNILLGEGRGFEIAQGRLGPGRLHHCMRLIGAAERGMQLMIQRAISRRAFDKLIAEHGSFLSDVAKCRVDLERTRLLVLEAADELDRLGNKKARGTIAMAKVAAPNMALKVLDTAMQVHGAAGLSGDTVLAHLWATARTLRIADGPDEVHLETIAKLELRRAKL encoded by the exons ATGGCGACCCGGACGTCTGAACTCGTGGGTCGGGTCGACCCGGCTCAGAGCTTCGACGTTGATGCTCTGCTCCGTTACGCGATCGCGAATGTTGATGGGTTTCCTCAGCGCCATTCACAGTTCACTGTTTCTCAg TTTGGGCATGGTCAATCGAATCCAACGTTCCTCCTGGAAGTTCACAGC GGAGATTTGAAGAAGCGATATGTGTTGAGAAAGAAACCCCCGGGAAAATTACTTGAATCCGCACATGCTGTTGAGAGGGAGTTTCAG GTGTTACACGCCTTAGGTACTCACTCGTTGGTTCCAGTGCCTAAAGTTTACTGCTTGTGTACCGACCCAAGTGTTATTGGGACCACGTTTTACATTATGGAGTATCTGGAAGGACGTATATTTATCGAGCCCATGCTCCCAGT TGTAGAACCTAGGCAAAGGCGCGCCATATATCATGCTACTGCTAAAGCTTTGGCA TCCCTTCATTCTACCGACGTGGATGCCATCGGTCTGCGTAGCTATGGAAAACCAAACAATTACTGTAAACGGCAG GTCGAGAGATGGGCCAGACAGTATCTTGTTTCTACCGGTGAGGGAAAGTCTAACAGAAACCCCAGAATGTTAGAACTCGCTGATTGGTTGCGTCAGCATATTCCTCCTGAAGATTCTTCGGGGGAAGCTGCAGGTTTAGTCCATGGTGACTTTCGTATTGACAATCTTGTCTTCCATCCTACCGAG GATAGAGTGATCGGCATCCTCGACTGGGAACTTTCCACCCTGGGCAATCAAATGTGCGATGTTGCATACAGCTGCTTG CATTACGTCGTGGATATTTCTTTGGACAAAGTAGAGAAGAATGACGGTCTTGAGTTTACTGGAATACCGGAAGGGATTCCTACACTGGCAGAGTATCTGGCGGAATATTGTGCTGTTACT GGGAAAGCATGGCCCGCCGCCTCTCAATGGAAGTTTTACATCGCCTTCTCTTTGTTCCGTGGAGCATCTATCTATGCTGGAGTGCATTCTCGATGGATCATG GGAAATGCTTCAGGAGGGGAGCGTGCCCGCCATGCTGGACAGAAGGCTGATGCTATGATCGAGATTGCGTGGGCATTTACTCAGAGGGAATCTGTTCTTCCCATGCACCCTCCACGGG ACTTAATTCCCCGAGAACATGCGAAACCACTTGGGAGAGAAAGCCGAGATAGCCTCTATTTAAGCGGAGGCAAATTTGTTCCAAATCAAAAAGTTCAGGACTTGAGAAATAGATTGATCAAGTTTATGGAGGACCGCATATATCCAATGGAAGACGAGTTCTATAAACTTGCTCAGTCGAGCATGCGTTGGTCCGTTCACCCTGAAGAGGAGAGGCTAAAGGAGCTAGCAAAGAAAGAAGGCTTATGGAACTTATGGGTTCCT CTCGATAGTGCTGCTAGGGTTAAGGAAGTTATTTCTGGCCAAGGAAAAGATGGTGCCATTGACAACACATTTGATAAAATACTCGGTGCTGGTCTGTCAAACCTCGAGTATGGATACCTTTGTGAGATCATGGGCCGTTCTGTGTGGGCGCCGCAGGTGTTTAACTGCGGAGCACCGGATACGGGAAATATGGAG GTATTAATGCGCTACGGAGATGCTGAGCAGATGCGCCAATGGCTCGTTCCCTTGCTCGAAGGAAATATCCGGTCTGGGTTCGCAATGACCGAGCCACAAGTGGCATCTTCCGACGCTACCAACATAGAGTGCTCCATCACAAG GCAAGGAGATTCATACATTATAAACGGGCGAAAATGGTGGACGAGCGGAGCCATGGATCCTAGGTGCAAAGTTCTAATTGTGATG GGAAAGACTGATTTTGCAGCCCCCAAGCATAAACAGCAATCCATGATCTTGGTCGACATCGATACTCCCGGTGTAAACATAAAGAGGCCGTTGACAGTGTTTGGCTTTGACGACGCGCCTCACGGCCACGCGGAAATATCATTCGAGAATGTACGGGTACCGGCCAAGAACATCCTGCTCGGTGAGGGTCGTGGATTCGAAATCGCACAG GGTAGGCTCGGCCCCGGCAGGTTACACCATTGCATGAGGCTGATCGGCGCTGCTGAGCGCGGCATGCAGTTAATGATTCAACGAGCAATCAGCAGGAGAGCGTTCGACAAGTTGATAGCCGAGCACGGCTCGTTCCTCTCGGACGTTGCAAAG TGTCGGGTAGACCTCGAGAGGACTCGATTGCTGGTTCTCGAGGCCGCAGACGAGCTCGACCGCCTCGGGAACAAGAAGGCGCGTGGAACCATCGCCATGGCCAAG GTTGCGGCTCCGAACATGGCGCTGAAAGTGCTCGACACGGCGATGCAAGTGCACGGGGCGGCGGGTTTATCGGGCGACACGGTTCTCGCCCACCTTTGGGCAACCGCACGAACGCTGAGAATTGCAGATGGTCCCGATGAAGTCCATTTGGAAACTATTGCAAAACTAGAGCTTAGAAGAGCTAAGCTTTGA
- the LOC131021000 gene encoding berberine bridge enzyme-like D-2, whose amino-acid sequence MNMLFPLIIFMQILARALSHESVDVLESCLLDHSVFNFSLHPNSGNDPNTYLSLLDFSIQNLRFAGAEAPKPAAIVMPESRRQLVAAVVCCRLGSWEIRVRSGGHSYEGTSYMAGDGRAFVVIDMMNLDRVSVDLEAEVAWVEGGATLGQTYFSISESSRSHGFSAGSCPTVGVGGHVGGGGFGLLSRKYGLAADNVADALLVDAEGRVLDRAGMGEDVFWAIRGGGGGNWGVVYAWKVRLSRVPERVTGFIVSRAGSEARMLNLVNRWQHVAPELDDGFYLSSFLGASLPEAKAPGITATFKGFYLGSKEETLMILNETFPELEISEGECSEMGWIESVLYFSGLEIGSPISSLKDRFLKSKNYFKGKSDYVRAPIPINGIKSLIKILLKEPKGYVILDPYGGAMHKISSESIAFPHRKGNIFTIQYLVDWDEVDNGKSQDYIAWIRGLYTAMAPFVSSEPRAAYVNYMDLDLGFEGMMSVEVDDDAVEVARTWGEKYFLKNYDRLVRAKTKIDPLNVFRNQQGIPPMPPSASKQM is encoded by the coding sequence ATGAATATGCTGTTTCCTTTGATCATTTTCATGCAGATTCTTGCTCGTGCACTCTCTCATGAGAGTGTAGATGTTCTTGAATCATGCCTGCTTGATCACAGTGTGTTTAACTTCTCTCTTCATCCGAATTCGGGAAATGATCCCAACACTTACTTGAGCTTGCTGGATTTCTCCATTCAAAACTTGCGGTTTGCGGGGGCCGAGGCCCCCAAGCCGGCTGCCATCGTCATGCCGGAGAGCAGGCGGCAGCTGGTGGCCGCCGTCGTGTGCTGCCGGCTGGGGTCGTGGGAGATCAGGGTGAGGAGCGGTGGCCACAGCTATGAGGGCACGTCGTATATGGCCGGGGACGGGCGGGCGTTCGTGGTGATCGATATGATGAATCTCGACCGCGTGTCCGTGGATTTGGAGGCGGAGGTGGCTTGGGTGGAAGGCGGGGCGACGCTGGGCCAGACGTACTTTTCTATCTCTGAGTCGAGCCGGTCGCACGGGTTCTCCGCGGGGTCGTGCCCCACGGTGGGGGTCGGGGGCCACGTCGGAGGGGGCGGGTTCGGCCTGCTGTCGAGGAAGTACGGCCTGGCCGCGGACAATGTGGCGGACGCGCTCCTCGTGGACGCGGAGGGGCGGGTGCTGGACCGGGCGGGGATGGGGGAGGACGTGTTCTGGGCCATCCGCGGGGGCGGGGGAGGGAACTGGGGCGTGGTGTACGCCTGGAAAGTCCGGTTGTCGAGGGTGCCGGAGCGAGTGACGGGTTTTATTGTGTCGAGGGCCGGATCCGAAGCTCGCATGCTGAACCTGGTCAACAGGTGGCAGCATGTGGCCCCGGAGCTGGACGACGGGTTTTACCTGTCGTCCTTCCTGGGGGCCTCTCTCCCCGAGGCTAAAGCCCCGGGGATCACGGCCACGTTCAAAGGGTTTTATTTAGGATCAAAAGAGGAAACTCTGATGATCTTGAATGAGACATTCCCCGAATTGGAAATCTCGGAGGGGGAATGCAGTGAGATGGGCTGGATCGAGTCCGTTCTCTACTTCTCAGGGCTCGAAATCGGGAGCCCGATTTCGAGCCTAAAAGATAGGTTTTTGAAGAGCAAGAACTACTTCAAGGGCAAATCAGACTATGTGAGAGCTCCAATTCCCATCAATGGAATCAAGTCTTTAATCAAAATTCTACTCAAGGAGCCAAAAGGGTATGTGATTCTAGACCCTTATGGTGGAGCCATGCACAAAATAAGCAGTGAATCCATAGCTTTCCCTCATAGAAAAGGCAACATTTTCACAATCCAATATCTTGTTGATTGGGATGAAGTTGACAATGGCAAGAGCCAAGACTACATAGCTTGGATTAGGGGGCTCTACACGGCGATGGCGCCCTTCGTCTCGTCCGAGCCGAGGGCGGCCTATGTCAACTACATGGATCTTGATCTTGGTTTTGAAGGCATGATGAGTGTTGAGGTAGATGATGATGCTGTTGAGGTTGCAAGAACTTGGGGTGAGAAGTACTTCTTGAAAAACTATGATAGGCTTGTGAGAGCCAAGACCAAGATAGATCCTCTCAATGTGTTTAGGAATCAGCAGGGGATTCCTCCAATGCCACCTTCTGCATCCAAACAAATGTAA